The stretch of DNA CTGGAAGCACGGTTGTCCCATTACCGTTATTTTTCACTTTTGTCTGTTCAGACTCCTTTATTTTCGTCTTAGGCTCGTATGACTGACTGTCCAGACCATTTGGTGAGTCTGCTTCGGTTTTGGTATCAGGAGTATGTACTTCGCTATCAAGGGCCATACTTTTTTCGGATTTAGCGACAGTACTGCCTTGAGTATTGGTAGACTTAGAAGTCTTGGTTCTGTTAGCAACTTCTACAAGACAGGTTAAAGGTTTCCACAGATCAGCTTTTCCTTCCATTCCAAGATCGTCATTCTCTTTCTTACCAGAAGGTTCAGCAGACAAAGAATCCTGTATGAAAAGAATAATAAGCACAGAAGGTCCAATATATGTTCTTTTCCATAAGAGTAAATCTAAAGCACAAAGTTAGTACCTGCATTTTATTTCGACCAGTTCTGATTTGAGATTCAGGCGAGCTTGAGCTTAATGGATGATCTTCTGGAGAATCTTCTCCCTTGATGTTACCTTCTGCAGCAAAGTTGTTACCTCGTGAAGGAGGAGGCCTTCTGCTGCTACCTTTTGTTCTCCTTCCAGTCAAGCCAGTTTGGATTGGAACTTTGGGTGTATTTACCACTAACGAAGATAGTGACCGCTCCTTCCTTTTCACAGGCACAGGAGTTGGGGTTGTAGCTTCAGGCGCATTGATCTTTCTCCTAAGAGGAAAGATCTTCGCTCGAATATCTTGCAAATTGTGGTCTGGCCTGCATGTCATTAACATATGTCCTTCAGCATGTGGTTGCATCTCAAAACAAAATATTCAGTGTAACAATTTAAACAATGTGAATCGCATGTATAAAATCCATAGGGTTACATAGAAATTTTCATGAGATTCACCCTACTATACATTTAATAGTTCTACTAGGCAGCCTAATTTGCATTGACCGGTAAGTTAAACGAAGGGACATAAGCTGGCTAGATCACACTGTAGAATTTCAAATCATAACAGTTTCAGATGATTGGCAGTGACAAAGCTTCATTCTTGAGGGAACATATaccatttttttatttctcaGGAGGGCTTTATTAtaactttttccaaaattttagacaaataatatatattttagtttaatttacataaaaatatataaaagagagcaaaaaatttaggggtctTACTGCCCCCAGCTTAATGAATGACTGTTTCTGATTAAACCGATGATAACAGGAAAAATTCACGAccataaaaaatgaaaagataATATCAGTATACTCGTAAAAGAGGAGTAAAACTTGAAACTCAAACTGATGAGAAAATGTTAGGTCACAGATAACATGTTTACAAGAATGTCCTACAAGATCCCTCTAGGAATTATTACCTGAAAATGTTcacaaaatacattcaaaataaacaaaaagatGTAGTTTTTGAGGATGTCGACATATACTTCTAATAAGTTATGAAATGAGAGCAATAAATGTTGGATCATTATTCAAATAACatactattaaaataaaaaatttcaggCTACACTAGAAGCTTTTATCCACAAATAAAGGAAagttaaaaacaaataataataactaaaGATATCACTCTGCCAGGGGACTTCTTTTAATTGATGGAATGTTTATATTACAGGCTGTAGAGAAAAAGTAGTGACCTGAGTTTCTCCACTGGAAGACAGCCCAAATCAATTTTGCATACAGGGCAGTAATCGACCTCGTCATCTGAGAGCTTGTCATATATGCACTTCCTGCAAACTGATTTTAAATTCATTAATTGCATAAGTTAGATAGTGGTTGCAAGTAGAGTCTAGTCTTTCAATCACTTATCTAAGCAAATTACAGCCTCTTAACATTTTGGTTTCACCAAATAAAAGCCTGTAttgaataaaacagaaaacttTACATAATGTGTTGGAAGATGTTATTAAGAGACACCAGAAGAAAGATCTCTTATTGTGCCTTCAATATTTGCTTtccctaaatatatataacttaattaACAATATTGTACGAGGGGAATACTACTTGGTTTAAAAGCATAATCAATCATTTAGCTTAGTTTACTGtggaatattttaaaatgccTGAAAGAAAAATGACGATATGtctataattgatttttttttttttgggactgAGTACATAACGCAACAACTGAAAAAGCTTCAGTCATGCAAGTTAAATGGTCATATATTTACCTAACATAACAGTATAACACATTCAGATCATAAACATTTATCATATAAGTAAATATTCTTACTTATATTCTATATTAAGAAGAACAAGATCAATTTCCAGACCAAGCAGATCAGAAATACTGAACAGAAAACAATAGAAACACTACTGAAGAATTGGAATTCAAAAATACCAACACTGGTAAGTACAAGAACGCCAATTAAAACTCATTCGCCTCGTGAAAATTTTCCATAGTAGAGCAATCACATACCGAAACAGAAAACGGGGCAACTCGAATAtgcaaagaagaagaaaaattacaCGTACGGATTTGAAATTGACGAACAGGTCGTGCAATGCAAATCAATATCACAATGATTCGACGAGAAATTGGAAACGAATTACATAATAGCCGAAACCCCAGATCAAAAAAATAACGAAAACACACATACAAAACACGAAAACAAGACAGACCCAGATCACAAAAAAAATCATAGAAGAAGTGGAGAGGAaaacaaaaagaagaagaagaagaagaattgaCGAGAAGATAAAAGAGTTGAGAGAAGGAACATACACGTGTGAAGGCAGAGAGAGATGGTAGTAGCTTCTCTCAAGAGCTTATTACAAAGAGGGCACGTCATGCATGCCTCCAGCTTATCCCTCCTCGCTTTAACAATCTGACCcgccatctctctctctttctctttctctatcCCTTCACTTTCTCTCTAGGCTAAGAAAATTGGTCTGTATTGAAACGGCATTCGACTCAAATTTATAAGAGAGAAAATAGaagaaagaaggaaagaaattaaagagggaaAGGGATGGTGAGTTTTGGTTTTCTGGTTTGGCGTTAAAGGACGTGTTTTGGGTTTAGATGGGTTGGGAAGATGGATCTGAGAGAGAGGACTGTGTTACCAAAACTGGCGGGTTTTAGGGGTGAAACTGGGAAGTTGGGTTTTGATTGTTCGAAGGAAAATTACGTGGGTTTTCTTAGATTTTCGCCAAGGAACACTCTTAACACTCGTTATTCGACTTTCGAGTTCGACGGCCAAACTATGAGAAAGCCAAAACCaaggtctttttttttttttttaattatttcctTGTGCGTCGAAGCCCGAAACTCCCCACTTTGAGTTCGACAaattaaggattttttttttttttaaaaaaaaaaagaaaaattgaatttGACGATTGACAAACATGGATATAGTGTGCTCCGTTAAATTACTGTTACGCACTTACGCACACCTGAAactctattttatttttctataataaTAAATGCAAAATCtaatttcctttttcttttttagtatCTTTTAAATTGTGACTAGGTGACTAGGtcagtttttttattt from Cannabis sativa cultivar Pink pepper isolate KNU-18-1 chromosome 2, ASM2916894v1, whole genome shotgun sequence encodes:
- the LOC115720855 gene encoding E3 ubiquitin protein ligase DRIP2; this translates as MAGQIVKARRDKLEACMTCPLCNKLLREATTISLCLHTFCRKCIYDKLSDDEVDYCPVCKIDLGCLPVEKLRPDHNLQDIRAKIFPLRRKINAPEATTPTPVPVKRKERSLSSLVVNTPKVPIQTGLTGRRTKGSSRRPPPSRGNNFAAEGNIKGEDSPEDHPLSSSSPESQIRTGRNKMQDSLSAEPSGKKENDDLGMEGKADLWKPLTCLVEVANRTKTSKSTNTQGSTVAKSEKSMALDSEVHTPDTKTEADSPNGLDSQSYEPKTKIKESEQTKVKNNGNGTTVLPGPVKRRRMRAANRKRAASSGESASAQVMLDASGANRDRRDSPIWFSLVASEDKKGEVSLPQISACYLRIKDGKMPVSFIQKYLVKKLDLKDDTEVEILCRGQPVLPTLPLQNLVDLWFRTASTSKKVPASVGSSAKDFVMVLSYCRKVQDA